From a region of the Candidatus Desulfofervidus auxilii genome:
- the dnaJ gene encoding molecular chaperone DnaJ yields MKKDYYEILGVPRNATEEEIKRAYRRLAFKYHPDRNPGDKEAEEKFKEISEAYDVLRDPEKRAIYDRYGHAGLDSHGVGPTFRDFDDIFSTFSEIFDEFFGFRPSRHKVPETGADIRYDLEITLEEAVFGVEKEISIPKKTVCPFCDGSGIQPGYQPQVCDLCHGRGQVYQTHGFLKIGTTCPRCGGEGYLILNPCKNCGGTGWVKGRKNIKLRIPPGVDSGTRLRVEGEGEPGLHGGPPGDLYVVIHVKSHPFFTRKGDDILCEVPISFVQAALGDEIEVPTLKGTQKLKIPPGTQPGHIFRLKHMGVPHLGRRGEGDQLIRIVVKVPTDLTQRQIEILKEFEAIEQEKKSSPYKNFWNKMKEYLKTKFHKKE; encoded by the coding sequence ATGAAAAAGGACTATTACGAAATTCTTGGTGTACCTAGGAACGCAACAGAAGAGGAGATTAAGCGGGCATATAGAAGATTAGCCTTTAAATATCATCCAGATAGAAATCCCGGAGATAAAGAAGCTGAAGAAAAATTTAAAGAAATATCAGAAGCTTATGATGTATTACGTGATCCAGAAAAAAGGGCTATTTATGACCGTTATGGACATGCTGGTTTAGACAGTCATGGAGTAGGTCCCACCTTTAGAGATTTTGATGATATTTTTAGCACATTTAGTGAAATATTTGATGAATTTTTTGGTTTTAGACCAAGCAGACATAAGGTACCAGAAACAGGAGCAGATATTCGTTATGATTTAGAAATCACTTTAGAAGAAGCAGTATTTGGTGTAGAAAAGGAAATCAGTATACCAAAAAAGACTGTTTGTCCCTTTTGTGATGGTTCAGGGATTCAACCTGGTTATCAGCCTCAGGTCTGTGATTTATGTCATGGACGTGGGCAAGTTTATCAGACTCATGGTTTTTTAAAAATAGGCACTACATGCCCCCGTTGTGGTGGAGAAGGTTATTTGATTCTTAATCCATGTAAAAATTGTGGTGGAACAGGTTGGGTAAAAGGGAGAAAAAATATTAAATTAAGAATCCCTCCAGGTGTAGATTCTGGAACAAGATTACGTGTAGAAGGTGAAGGAGAGCCAGGTCTTCATGGTGGTCCACCTGGTGATTTATATGTAGTTATCCATGTTAAATCGCATCCTTTTTTTACAAGAAAAGGCGATGATATTCTCTGTGAAGTACCTATTTCTTTTGTGCAAGCTGCATTAGGAGATGAGATAGAAGTACCTACCTTAAAGGGAACTCAAAAATTAAAAATTCCTCCAGGCACACAACCTGGTCATATTTTTCGTTTAAAACATATGGGTGTACCTCATTTGGGTAGAAGAGGAGAAGGGGATCAGCTTATACGTATTGTTGTAAAGGTACCTACTGATCTCACACAACGTCAGATAGAGATTTTAAAAGAATTTGAAGCTATAGAACAGGAGAAAAAGTCTTCTCCTTATAAGAATTTCTGGAACAAGATGAAAGAGTATCTTAAAACAAAATTTCATAAAAAAGAATGA
- the moaC gene encoding cyclic pyranopterin monophosphate synthase MoaC, whose product MKLTHLSSKGEVHMVDVGKKEETARFAIARGRIIMRPETLKLIMAGEMKKGDVFNTAKIAGILAAKKTAEIIPLCHPLNITHIDIQFIPLPDENAIEIESKISIVGRTGVEMEALTAVAIAALTIYDMSKAVDKEMRITDIRLIQKSGGRSGNYICSEQTK is encoded by the coding sequence ATGAAACTCACTCATCTTTCTTCAAAAGGTGAAGTGCATATGGTAGATGTTGGTAAAAAAGAAGAAACAGCTCGTTTTGCTATTGCTCGTGGGCGGATTATTATGCGTCCAGAGACTCTTAAACTCATTATGGCTGGAGAGATGAAAAAGGGAGATGTTTTTAATACAGCTAAGATTGCTGGCATTTTAGCAGCAAAAAAAACAGCTGAAATAATACCTCTTTGTCATCCCTTAAATATTACCCATATAGATATCCAATTTATACCTTTGCCAGATGAAAATGCCATTGAAATAGAAAGTAAAATAAGTATTGTTGGTCGTACTGGAGTAGAAATGGAGGCATTAACTGCTGTAGCTATAGCTGCCCTTACTATTTATGATATGAGCAAGGCAGTAGATAAAGAGATGCGCATTACAGATATTCGATTGATACAAAAAAGTGGTGGTCGCAGTGGTAATTATATTTGTTCTGAGCAAACAAAATGA
- the hisD gene encoding histidinol dehydrogenase: protein MKVYKIFNKDDLNDFKKEWQKRVLIPPEILQKVLKIIDDVRKKGDEAVIEYTKRFDKIDLCEIGIEIDFLEIERAFEENKEIIPLLKEAANRIKNFHSQYLPKSWFISDEYGNLLGQKVSVIERLGVYCPGGKAVYPSTVLMNVIPAKVAQVKEIFMCVPTPNGKISSIVLAAAKIAGVNKIFRIGGAQAIAALAYGTETIPKVDFICGPGNIYVAAAKKLVFGDVGIDMVAGPSEIAVIADGKVPPNWTAADLISQAEHDEMASAILITNSEEYAQAVLKEIERRLNEIPRKSIAKEAIKNQGYIFVVPDLEIAAEVANTIAPEHLELLIENPFSLLTKIKHAGAIFLGEYAVEAIGDYMAGPNHTLPTGGTARFSSVLSTEHFLKRSSILFISKEGTKALGPKVIALAHLEGLMAHALSVEERLKENRE, encoded by the coding sequence ATGAAAGTTTATAAAATTTTTAATAAAGATGACCTAAATGATTTTAAAAAAGAATGGCAAAAAAGAGTTCTTATTCCACCTGAAATTTTGCAGAAAGTGCTTAAGATAATTGATGATGTACGCAAAAAAGGAGATGAAGCAGTAATAGAATATACAAAAAGATTTGATAAGATAGATTTGTGTGAAATTGGTATAGAAATTGATTTTTTAGAGATAGAAAGGGCTTTTGAAGAAAATAAAGAGATTATTCCTTTATTAAAAGAAGCAGCTAATCGTATAAAAAATTTTCACAGTCAATATCTGCCTAAAAGTTGGTTTATTAGTGATGAATATGGGAATTTATTGGGACAAAAAGTCAGTGTAATAGAAAGGTTAGGAGTATATTGCCCAGGAGGTAAGGCTGTTTATCCTTCAACTGTACTTATGAATGTTATACCTGCAAAAGTAGCTCAAGTAAAAGAGATTTTTATGTGTGTACCTACACCAAATGGTAAAATTTCATCTATTGTATTAGCTGCTGCTAAAATAGCAGGAGTAAATAAAATATTTCGGATTGGTGGAGCACAGGCTATTGCTGCTTTAGCGTATGGTACAGAAACAATACCAAAAGTAGATTTTATTTGCGGCCCAGGAAATATTTATGTGGCAGCAGCTAAAAAGTTAGTATTTGGCGATGTTGGTATTGATATGGTGGCTGGACCAAGTGAAATTGCTGTTATTGCTGATGGAAAAGTTCCCCCTAATTGGACAGCAGCAGATTTAATCTCTCAAGCAGAACATGATGAAATGGCTAGCGCTATCTTAATTACTAATTCAGAAGAATATGCTCAAGCTGTATTAAAAGAAATAGAAAGACGTTTAAATGAAATTCCTCGAAAATCTATTGCTAAAGAAGCAATTAAAAATCAAGGTTATATATTTGTAGTGCCTGATTTAGAAATAGCTGCAGAAGTAGCAAATACTATTGCCCCTGAGCATCTTGAACTTTTGATAGAAAATCCCTTTTCCCTTTTAACAAAAATAAAACATGCTGGTGCTATTTTTTTAGGTGAATATGCTGTAGAGGCTATTGGTGATTATATGGCTGGCCCAAATCATACCTTACCTACAGGAGGAACAGCTCGATTTTCTTCAGTGCTTTCTACTGAGCATTTTTTAAAACGCTCTAGTATTCTTTTTATTTCTAAAGAAGGGACAAAAGCCCTTGGGCCAAAAGTTATAGCTTTAGCTCATTTAGAAGGGCTTATGGCTCATGCTTTGAGTGTGGAGGAGAGGTTAAAGGAAAATAGAGAGTAA
- a CDS encoding ATP-binding protein, with amino-acid sequence MVLTHPRNETNSQRLKVYLFFRITFVFIISLLAIFLYFKGKWPYPSSYFIYFLEWTGVVFFTSFLSWLFWYKKEYRILSSFLLSLDPFLITALIYITGGANSFFSILYIFVIILAAQIFQKRGAFLMAALSCILYGGLIDLQYFGIITPLGEKAGEDVFFTLLINFSAFFTIAFLISLLLEQLEKSRKKIHFLELLHKHVLESIPSGVITVNEKDRILYMNKTAEFLTGYQSQFLLHQPLKKVFPYQKLIPGQRMEFSFVKPDGKVVYLGISVSSLRNETGEYVGKVVIFQDLTHIKQAEKLSLLNKLTSHMAHEIRTPLTSISGCLQMLRKEDNISFQSKTLIELSLQEIKRLNSLISDYLTFARPVWQKEKVNLAKLIEETVALFKGGLENKKIFIETKLLPEIYILGNKEEIRRIFWNLFVNAYEAMPEGGKLIISMENSSFNMVKVDVEDTGKGIPADMKDRIFEPFFTTKAHGSGLGLAIVHKIVSEHEGKIEVKSELNKGTTFTLYFPLTSPPHSKHEP; translated from the coding sequence ATGGTCTTGACTCATCCAAGGAATGAAACAAATAGTCAACGTCTAAAAGTCTATTTATTTTTCAGGATTACATTTGTTTTTATCATTTCTCTTCTTGCTATTTTCCTATATTTTAAAGGAAAATGGCCATATCCATCATCTTATTTTATTTATTTTTTAGAATGGACTGGTGTTGTTTTTTTCACTAGCTTTTTATCTTGGCTCTTTTGGTATAAAAAAGAATATCGTATATTGTCTTCTTTTTTGCTTTCTCTTGACCCATTTTTAATTACAGCCCTTATTTATATCACAGGTGGAGCAAATAGCTTTTTTTCCATTTTATATATCTTTGTCATCATCCTAGCTGCTCAGATATTTCAAAAACGTGGTGCCTTCTTAATGGCTGCTTTAAGCTGTATTTTATATGGTGGTCTTATAGATTTACAATATTTTGGCATTATTACCCCTTTAGGTGAAAAGGCAGGAGAGGATGTATTTTTTACGCTTTTAATCAATTTTAGTGCTTTTTTTACCATTGCCTTCCTTATAAGTTTATTATTGGAACAACTTGAGAAATCACGAAAAAAAATCCATTTTTTAGAGCTATTACATAAACATGTCCTTGAAAGTATCCCTAGTGGTGTCATTACAGTTAATGAAAAAGATCGCATTCTTTATATGAACAAAACTGCAGAATTCCTCACTGGTTATCAAAGTCAATTTTTATTACATCAGCCATTAAAAAAAGTTTTTCCATATCAAAAACTTATTCCAGGACAAAGGATGGAATTTTCCTTTGTCAAACCAGATGGTAAGGTAGTTTATTTGGGAATAAGCGTTTCTTCTTTAAGAAATGAGACAGGAGAATATGTAGGTAAAGTAGTTATTTTTCAAGATTTAACCCATATTAAGCAAGCGGAGAAATTAAGTCTTTTAAATAAATTAACTTCTCATATGGCACATGAAATTCGAACTCCACTTACTTCTATTAGTGGATGTTTACAAATGTTACGCAAAGAAGATAATATCTCTTTTCAAAGCAAAACATTAATTGAACTCTCTCTTCAAGAGATAAAAAGACTTAATAGTCTTATTTCAGATTATCTCACCTTCGCTCGTCCTGTTTGGCAAAAAGAAAAAGTAAATTTAGCTAAATTGATTGAAGAAACAGTTGCTTTATTTAAAGGTGGTCTAGAAAACAAAAAGATTTTTATTGAAACAAAACTCTTACCAGAGATTTATATTTTAGGAAATAAGGAAGAAATAAGACGTATTTTCTGGAATCTTTTTGTAAATGCCTATGAAGCAATGCCTGAAGGAGGAAAACTTATTATTAGTATGGAAAATAGTTCCTTTAATATGGTAAAAGTAGATGTTGAAGACACAGGTAAAGGCATCCCTGCGGATATGAAGGATCGCATTTTTGAACCTTTTTTTACTACTAAAGCCCATGGTAGTGGTCTTGGTTTAGCCATTGTCCATAAGATTGTAAGTGAACATGAAGGAAAAATTGAAGTAAAGAGTGAATTAAATAAAGGAACTACTTTTACTCTCTATTTTCCTTTAACCTCTCCTCCACACTCAAAGCATGAGCCATAA
- a CDS encoding sigma-54 dependent transcriptional regulator, protein MAHKILIVDDEKNIGFLLETFLKKEGFEPYYVATGKEALKLFEKQPFDLILLDIKMPDINGIELLKHFRNKNPRIKIIMITAYPSIETAVEAMKEEAFDYVIKPIDLDELKKLIERALKKEKSISAEKVIHYGNIVARSPVMLRLLEKLPRIAATKANVLIMGESGTGKELIARAIHNLSPRRNKPFVAVNCAGIPETLLESELFGYRKGAFTGAMMDRIGLFQSADQGTIFLDEIGDLSPTLQVKLLRVVEEKCFKPLGSNQEVQVDVRIISATNRNLEQEVISGRFREDLYYRLNVIPIRVPPLRERKEDIPILIEYFLEKYSKELGKEVRHISASALSLLMEYDFPGNVRELENIIERCVALETSNIILPESLIISTFKKKKTLSEEKAELPLEGIDLEEKLASIEKQLLIEALKKAKGVKTEAAKLLNLSFRSFRYKLQKYGLDSSKE, encoded by the coding sequence ATGGCACACAAAATCCTTATTGTAGATGATGAAAAAAATATTGGTTTTCTTTTAGAAACCTTCCTCAAAAAGGAAGGATTTGAGCCTTATTATGTTGCCACTGGTAAAGAGGCTTTAAAATTGTTTGAAAAACAACCTTTTGATTTAATTTTACTTGATATTAAGATGCCCGATATAAATGGGATTGAGTTATTAAAGCATTTTAGAAATAAAAATCCAAGAATAAAGATTATTATGATTACAGCCTATCCTTCAATTGAAACAGCAGTTGAAGCAATGAAGGAAGAGGCATTTGATTATGTTATAAAACCTATTGATTTAGATGAATTAAAAAAATTGATTGAACGTGCTTTAAAAAAAGAAAAATCTATTTCAGCAGAAAAGGTTATTCATTATGGCAATATTGTTGCTCGTAGTCCAGTTATGCTTAGACTCCTTGAAAAATTGCCTAGAATTGCTGCTACTAAGGCAAATGTTTTAATAATGGGAGAAAGTGGAACAGGAAAAGAATTAATTGCAAGGGCTATTCATAATTTAAGTCCAAGAAGAAATAAGCCATTTGTAGCAGTAAATTGTGCTGGTATTCCAGAAACTCTTTTAGAAAGTGAATTATTTGGTTACAGAAAAGGAGCATTTACTGGGGCAATGATGGATAGAATTGGACTTTTCCAAAGTGCTGATCAGGGAACAATATTTTTAGATGAAATTGGCGATCTATCCCCTACACTTCAAGTAAAATTGTTAAGAGTGGTAGAAGAAAAATGTTTTAAACCTTTGGGTAGTAATCAAGAAGTACAAGTAGATGTTCGCATTATCTCTGCTACTAATAGAAATTTAGAACAGGAAGTAATTTCTGGCCGTTTTCGTGAAGATTTGTATTATCGGCTTAATGTTATCCCTATTAGGGTACCTCCTTTAAGGGAAAGAAAAGAAGATATACCAATTTTAATTGAATATTTTCTTGAAAAGTATTCAAAGGAATTAGGTAAAGAAGTACGTCATATTTCTGCTTCAGCCCTTTCTTTGCTTATGGAGTATGATTTTCCAGGTAATGTAAGAGAACTTGAAAATATTATTGAAAGATGTGTAGCACTTGAAACAAGCAATATTATATTGCCTGAAAGTTTGATTATCTCCACTTTTAAAAAGAAAAAAACACTGAGTGAAGAAAAAGCAGAATTGCCTTTAGAAGGTATAGATTTAGAGGAAAAATTAGCTAGTATAGAAAAACAATTATTAATTGAGGCATTAAAAAAAGCAAAAGGAGTGAAAACAGAAGCAGCAAAACTTTTAAATTTAAGTTTTAGAAGTTTTCGTTATAAATTGCAAAAATATGGTCTTGACTCATCCAAGGAATGA
- the uvrA gene encoding excinuclease ABC subunit UvrA — translation MSYISLRGGREHNLKNINLNIPRDKLIVITGVSGSGKTTLAFDILFAEGQRRYIESLPAYVRQYIQVLAKPDIDMLKGIPPTVAISQRTSLFTRRSTVATITEIGHYLRLFYAKAGKSYCPQCGRAVQGMNETEILESILNRWQEKEIVILAPKVIRKKGWHKEIFKEAIKKGYEKVRVDGKIISLPEIPTLSRYQEHSIEFIIGKIKPKSNKISKLQKIINLALREGKGIIIVTDKENEQIYSEKLFCPFCQIGLPNPDPRLFSFNSVLGACPTCDGLGVVNGHICYRCQGTRLNQLALSVKVDNYNIAEIQKKSVDELIYTLNHLSLDEKQKALAKIIFPEIITRLKFLKEVGLGYLTLDRSGDSLSGGEAQRLRLAAQLGSNLRGVCYILDEPTIGLHPRDNELLLKVLRSLQKRGNTVIVVEHDTATIEKADIVIDLGPGAGKKGGEVIAIGSPKEIIKNPFSITGQYLKRPITLYPTQELKDKNWLIIKEAKAFNLKNIDVKIPLATLTCVTGVSGSGKSSLVMEVIYKGLKARLRKKNPPDNHKEMIGWERLNRVLVVDHSPIGRTPRSTPATYVGVWDEIRRLFAHLPEARARGYTPSRFSFNVPGGRCEHCGGHGKIKVEMSFLPEVYVDCEICNGNRFNEETLSITYKGKNIAEILKMTIAEAAEFFSAIPHIVKPLKILKEIGLDYLTLGQPSHTLSGGEAQRLKLATELWKTSQGKTLYLLDEPSTGLHRADIEKLIKVFKKLVEAGNTIIVIEHNLDIIAAADYIIDLGPEGGEKGGYLVASGTPLEIMKCKNSYTGKWLKRAVDIVSLNKTKP, via the coding sequence ATGTCATACATTAGCCTACGTGGTGGTCGGGAGCATAATTTAAAAAACATAAATTTAAATATCCCCCGTGATAAACTTATCGTCATTACGGGGGTGAGTGGTTCGGGGAAAACTACCCTTGCTTTTGATATTCTTTTTGCTGAAGGGCAGCGTCGTTATATAGAGAGTTTACCTGCTTATGTCCGTCAATATATTCAAGTATTGGCTAAGCCTGATATAGATATGTTAAAAGGCATACCCCCTACTGTAGCTATTAGTCAGCGAACAAGTCTTTTTACACGTCGTTCTACTGTAGCAACTATTACTGAGATTGGACATTATTTAAGGCTTTTTTACGCTAAGGCAGGGAAATCATATTGTCCTCAATGTGGAAGGGCTGTTCAGGGAATGAATGAAACAGAAATATTAGAATCTATTTTAAATCGTTGGCAAGAGAAAGAAATAGTTATTCTTGCTCCTAAGGTTATAAGAAAAAAAGGATGGCATAAAGAAATATTTAAAGAAGCGATTAAAAAAGGGTATGAAAAGGTAAGGGTAGATGGAAAAATTATCTCTCTTCCAGAAATTCCTACACTTTCTCGTTATCAAGAACATAGTATTGAATTTATTATTGGAAAAATTAAGCCAAAATCTAATAAAATTTCAAAATTACAAAAAATAATAAATCTTGCTTTAAGAGAAGGAAAAGGAATAATTATTGTTACAGATAAAGAAAATGAGCAAATTTATAGTGAAAAGCTTTTTTGCCCATTTTGCCAAATAGGTTTGCCCAATCCAGATCCACGCCTTTTTTCTTTTAATAGTGTTTTAGGCGCTTGTCCTACATGTGATGGATTAGGAGTAGTAAATGGACATATCTGTTACAGATGTCAAGGAACAAGACTTAATCAATTAGCCCTTTCTGTTAAAGTAGATAATTACAATATTGCTGAAATACAGAAAAAAAGTGTTGATGAACTTATTTATACTTTAAATCATCTTTCTTTAGATGAAAAACAAAAAGCACTTGCTAAAATTATTTTCCCAGAAATCATTACTCGTCTTAAATTTTTAAAAGAAGTAGGACTTGGTTACCTTACTTTAGATAGAAGTGGGGATAGTCTTTCTGGAGGAGAAGCTCAGCGTCTTAGACTTGCTGCTCAATTAGGTTCAAACTTACGTGGAGTATGTTATATTTTAGATGAACCTACAATTGGACTTCATCCTCGTGATAATGAGCTTTTATTAAAAGTATTAAGAAGTTTGCAAAAACGTGGCAATACAGTTATTGTTGTTGAACATGATACTGCCACTATTGAGAAAGCAGATATTGTCATTGATTTAGGCCCAGGTGCAGGTAAAAAAGGTGGTGAAGTAATTGCTATTGGTAGTCCAAAGGAAATAATAAAAAATCCTTTTTCTATTACTGGACAATATTTAAAAAGACCTATTACTCTTTATCCAACACAGGAACTTAAAGATAAAAATTGGCTTATTATAAAAGAAGCAAAGGCATTTAACTTAAAAAATATTGATGTAAAAATTCCCTTAGCTACCCTTACTTGTGTTACTGGTGTTTCTGGTTCAGGGAAAAGCAGTTTGGTAATGGAAGTCATCTATAAAGGGCTTAAGGCTCGCCTGCGCAAGAAAAATCCACCAGATAATCATAAAGAGATGATAGGTTGGGAGAGATTGAATAGAGTATTAGTAGTGGATCATAGCCCAATAGGCCGCACACCTCGTTCTACACCAGCTACATATGTAGGGGTCTGGGATGAAATTCGTCGCCTTTTTGCCCATTTACCAGAAGCTAGGGCAAGAGGATATACTCCAAGCCGCTTCTCTTTTAATGTACCAGGAGGTCGATGTGAACACTGTGGTGGTCATGGGAAAATTAAAGTAGAGATGAGCTTTTTACCAGAAGTTTATGTAGATTGCGAAATTTGTAATGGCAATCGTTTTAATGAAGAAACCTTAAGTATCACTTATAAAGGGAAAAACATTGCTGAAATTCTCAAAATGACTATTGCCGAGGCTGCTGAATTTTTTTCTGCTATTCCTCATATTGTTAAGCCACTTAAAATCCTTAAAGAAATAGGGCTTGATTACCTCACATTGGGACAGCCAAGCCATACCCTTTCTGGTGGAGAGGCACAACGTTTAAAATTGGCTACAGAGCTATGGAAAACTAGCCAAGGAAAAACTTTATATCTCTTAGATGAACCTTCAACTGGTTTACATCGAGCAGACATTGAAAAACTGATTAAAGTATTTAAAAAGCTTGTTGAGGCAGGAAACACCATTATTGTCATTGAACATAATTTAGATATTATTGCTGCTGCTGATTATATCATTGACCTAGGTCCTGAAGGAGGAGAAAAAGGAGGCTATCTTGTTGCCTCAGGCACTCCATTAGAAATCATGAAATGCAAAAACTCATATACAGGAAAGTGGTTAAAGCGTGCAGTGGATATAGTAAGCTTAAATAAAACGAAACCTTAA
- a CDS encoding radical SAM protein — MGKYIPRYVRAYEDGSLEKKIEEAYKILEKCTLCPRECKVNRLKGEKGICKTGELPIVSSFFAHFGEEDPLVGKHGSGTIFISRCNLLCMYCQNYEISHLGEGREITLDIFAQIMLSLQEQGCHNINIVTPTHVVPQLLGALKIAVERGLSIPLVYNTSGYDKVETLKILDGIVDIYMPDFKYWDPKVAKRYSKAPDYPEVARKALKEMHRQVGDLRINEQGIAEEGLLVRHLVLPHGLANTKEIMEFIANEISPNTYVNVMAQYRPCGEAYKDSYLNRSLTLEEYEEALKAAIKAGITRLDEAQKRFLLRFRFI; from the coding sequence ATGGGAAAATATATTCCCAGATATGTAAGGGCATATGAGGATGGTTCTTTAGAAAAAAAGATTGAAGAAGCATATAAGATTTTAGAAAAATGTACTTTATGTCCAAGGGAATGCAAAGTAAATAGACTTAAAGGAGAAAAGGGGATATGTAAAACAGGTGAATTACCTATTGTTTCAAGTTTTTTTGCCCACTTTGGTGAAGAAGACCCACTTGTAGGGAAACATGGTTCTGGCACTATCTTTATATCTCGTTGCAATCTACTTTGTATGTATTGTCAAAATTATGAAATCAGCCATCTTGGTGAAGGAAGAGAGATTACTTTAGATATTTTTGCTCAAATAATGCTTTCTTTACAAGAACAGGGATGTCATAATATAAATATTGTTACTCCTACTCATGTAGTACCTCAGCTTTTGGGAGCATTAAAAATTGCTGTAGAAAGAGGACTTTCTATCCCTTTGGTTTATAATACAAGTGGTTATGATAAAGTTGAAACTTTAAAGATTTTAGATGGCATAGTAGATATTTATATGCCAGATTTCAAATATTGGGATCCTAAAGTAGCAAAACGCTATTCAAAAGCACCAGACTATCCAGAAGTGGCAAGAAAGGCATTAAAAGAGATGCATCGTCAAGTAGGAGATTTGCGTATTAATGAACAAGGTATAGCTGAAGAAGGTTTACTTGTAAGACATTTAGTACTTCCTCATGGTTTGGCTAATACAAAAGAAATTATGGAATTTATTGCTAATGAAATCTCTCCAAATACTTATGTAAATGTTATGGCTCAATATCGTCCTTGCGGAGAAGCTTATAAAGACTCTTATTTAAATCGCTCTCTTACATTAGAAGAATATGAAGAAGCACTTAAGGCAGCCATTAAAGCAGGGATTACCCGTTTAGATGAAGCTCAAAAACGCTTCTTGTTAAGGTTTCGTTTTATTTAA
- a CDS encoding N-glycosylase/DNA lyase, whose protein sequence is MGFLNFYCDKCGMCFKELERIRREKIMFKSWTSNKRFTSTRYGIYSISDDEIIFIRGTSKPSWPIKYEAFKKIHDAICNGEIENTPREIDKFLRTKAECYLSSLFKYFRCGEKINKDNKSFTSRKNKIISILTKLGKQNDFIKFDQFEPEYKFFLHTKNKSKKELLCLIGVCAGIIDYQLAGNAFIFWNDLEKLVSISKLKSLEDIKNLFNDFLNLKVNKRLNETKRKALNKVFNSIFFNDFKKNFSFYLKDPKKLWQEVSQVTGRKKDMKTVTISMKIFDLFHLVYFNSYAFKESLPIPVDIHVRNITIFRIDSLLWQLGRTYTDNKDNWYQEVISYLTQKIQLSYPKAKEIINEMFWRILK, encoded by the coding sequence ATGGGTTTCCTAAATTTTTATTGCGATAAATGTGGGATGTGTTTTAAAGAATTAGAAAGAATAAGAAGAGAAAAAATAATGTTTAAAAGTTGGACTAGTAATAAAAGATTCACTTCTACAAGATACGGAATCTATTCAATAAGTGATGATGAAATAATATTCATAAGAGGAACAAGTAAACCATCTTGGCCTATTAAATATGAAGCTTTTAAAAAAATCCATGATGCAATATGTAATGGAGAGATAGAAAATACGCCTAGAGAAATAGATAAATTTTTAAGAACAAAGGCTGAATGTTATTTAAGTTCATTGTTTAAATATTTCCGATGCGGGGAGAAAATTAATAAAGACAATAAATCATTCACTTCCCGAAAAAATAAGATAATTTCTATATTAACAAAATTGGGCAAACAAAATGATTTTATAAAATTTGATCAGTTTGAACCAGAATATAAATTTTTTCTTCATACTAAAAATAAATCTAAAAAAGAGCTTCTCTGTCTTATAGGGGTTTGTGCAGGTATTATTGATTATCAATTAGCAGGAAATGCTTTTATTTTTTGGAATGATTTAGAAAAATTAGTCAGCATAAGTAAATTGAAATCTCTTGAGGACATAAAAAATTTATTTAATGACTTCCTTAATTTAAAAGTAAATAAACGTTTGAATGAAACAAAAAGGAAAGCTTTAAATAAAGTTTTTAACTCAATATTTTTTAACGACTTTAAGAAAAACTTTTCCTTTTATCTGAAAGATCCAAAAAAGCTATGGCAAGAGGTTTCCCAAGTTACAGGTAGAAAAAAAGATATGAAAACAGTAACAATATCAATGAAAATATTTGACCTATTTCATCTTGTCTATTTTAATAGCTATGCCTTTAAAGAAAGCCTTCCAATACCTGTGGACATTCATGTAAGAAATATAACAATATTCAGAATAGATAGTCTTTTATGGCAATTGGGCAGAACATATACTGATAATAAGGATAATTGGTATCAAGAAGTAATATCTTACCTTACCCAAAAAATACAATTAAGTTATCCAAAAGCTAAGGAAATTATAAATGAAATGTTTTGGAGGATTCTTAAATGA
- the yaaA gene encoding peroxide stress protein YaaA: MIKCNQKTVFDYLSPQSQQKLKKAREKFKDCIKSDSNLINALSRYNGHLYNVAPSFKQKLFNIKESKLDLFIISAGFGIVHAFERIPDYDLRMDNKIVKQ, encoded by the coding sequence GTGATTAAGTGTAATCAGAAAACAGTATTTGATTATTTATCTCCACAATCCCAACAAAAGCTTAAGAAAGCAAGAGAAAAATTTAAAGACTGTATAAAGTCAGATTCCAATTTGATAAATGCTTTGAGTAGATATAATGGGCATTTGTATAATGTAGCTCCCTCTTTTAAACAGAAATTATTTAATATTAAAGAAAGTAAATTAGATTTATTCATTATTTCTGCTGGATTTGGCATTGTACATGCATTTGAAAGAATACCAGATTATGATTTAAGAATGGATAACAAGATTGTAAAACAATGA